The genomic segment CGCCAGACGGCGCGCGTGAGCGGCGGGTAGTCGAGGGCGATCTGACGCAGGACACGGTAGTGGCGGCTGGCATTGGGCCTCGCGCCGCCGTTCGCGGCGATGTTCTCGGCTCGCAGCATGAAGACGACCAGTTCGTCCACCGTGGGGAGGTCCTCCATGAACTCCCACGGATCCTCGCCCGCGCGCAGGCGCTCGGTGACGAGGACGGAAAGTTCGTCGGCGGCCTCGGCGCGCAGCAGCTCCAGGCTCGCCCGTCGTCGCGGGGTCTGCTCGTCGTGTGCCACCAGACCAGGGTACGCGGCGACGCCGACGTGGAGGGCCGCCGCGCGCGTCACTGCCGCGTTACCCTCGTCCGGACGCGTGCGGGGCCGGGCCTCAGCCCTCGCCGTAGCCCGTCTCGCCCAGCTCCTCCAGGATGCGATTGAGATCCTGGATGCTCGCGAAATCTATACTGATCTGGCCTTTCCTTGCCGTCAAGGAGATCTTCACGCGGGTGTTCAGGCGGTCGCCGAGGCGCTCAGCGAGGTCGTCGAGGTGGGCGCGTCGCGAACCGGCCTGCGGCTTCCCGGCACGCGTCGGCGAGGCATCCGGCAGCTTCGCGGCCGCCTCGGCCGCACGCACCGAGAGGTCCTCGTTCACGATCTTGTCGGCGAGGCGCTGCATCGAGGCGGGGTCCTCGAGCGAGAGGATGGCGCGCGCGTGTCCGGCGGTCAGCACACCCGCCGCCACGCGCTGCTGCACCGGCACCGGCAGTTTCAGCAGGCGGATTGTGTTGCTGATCTGCGGGCGGGAGCGCCCGATGCGCGTCGCGAGCTCTTCCTGGGTGATGCCGAAGTCCTCGAGCAGCTGCTGGTACGCCGACGCCTCCTCGAGGGGGTTCAGTTCGGAGCGGTGGAGGTTCTCGAGCAGTGCGTCGCGGAGGAGGTGCTCGTCGGCCGTGTCGCGGACGACGGCGGGAATCGATGTGAGGCCCGCCTCCCGCGCCGCGCGGGTGCGGCGCTCGCCCATGATGAGCTCGTATTGGCCGTTCTCGTTCGTGCGCACGACGACCGGCTGGAGCACCCCGAACTCTCGGACGCTGTGCACCAGCTCGGCGAAGTGCTCGGGATCGAAGTTCGTGCGGGGCTGGCGCGGGTTGGGGACGATCTCGTGCGGATCGATGTGCGCCAGTCGCGCGCCGGGCACGTCGACCAGGTCTTCCTCGATCTCCTCGACCGCGACCGGTCGCGGGAAGAAGACATCGGCGGGGCGCTCCTCGACCTGCTCGTTGGTCGGGATGAGTGCACCGATTCCACGTCCCAGTCCTGTGCGCTTCGCGGCCATCAGGCGTCCCCTTCTTGTTGGTCCGAGGCGCTGTCGCGCCGGATGATCTCCACTGCCGCTTCCCGGTAGGCGATGGCGCCGGCGGACTGGCCGTCGTAGGCGATGACGGTCTGTCCGAAACTCGGCGCCTCCGACACGCGCACGGAGCGGGGGATGACGGTGTGCAGCACCTCGCGCGGGAAGTGCTGTCGCACCTCGTCGGCGACCTGCTGGGCGAGCCGGGTGCGCCCGTCGTACATCGTCAGCATGATCGTCGACAGGTGCAGGCGCGGGTTGAGGTGCTTCTGGATCATGCGCACCGTGCCGAGCAGTTGGCTGAGACCCTCGAGGGCGTAGTACTCGCACTGAATCGGGATCAGCAGCTCGCCGGCGGCGGTGAACGCGTTGATCGTCAGCAGACCCAGCGAGGGTGGGCAGTCGATGAGGATGAAGTCCAATCGCTCGTCGAGGCTGTCGAGGTACTCCTCCACCGCCGTCCGCAGGCGATGCTCGCGGGCCACCTGCGAGACCAGCTCGATCTCGGCCCCGGCGAGGTGGATGGTACTGGGGGCGCACAGCAGGTTGGGCGACTCGGGGCTCACCTGGACGATGTCGGCGAGGGGGAACTCGTCGATGAGCACGTCGTACACGCTCGGCGTTTCCGCGGTGTGCGGTACCCCCAGCGCCGTGGAGGCGTTGCCCTGTGGGTCGAGGTCGATCACCAGAACGCGAGCCCCACGGTCGGCGAGGGCGGCGGCGAGATTGACGGTGGTGGTGGTCTTGCCCACTCCGCCCTTCTGGTTCGACACCGTCAGCACGCGGGTGCGGCCGGAAAGCTCGACCTCTGTCGCTTCAAGAAGCTTCCGCCGGGCGGAGAGGTCTGCGATTTCGCGGGCGATCGGTGAGTCGTCGAACGAGAAGGATGCCGGAGCTTCGGTCTCGTCGGGCTGTTTCACGTGAAACACTCTCCCTTTCGCGAGCCGGTGAACAACGTCTTCCACTCTATCCCGCGCCACCCCCGCGCCCCTTCCGCAACGCCCCTCCATGGCCTCGTGGCTCCCATGTTTCACGTGAAACACCCCACGGGCGCGCTTCGGCCGCCACGCGTTGCCCGTCGTCGGTCAAGTAGCGAGGCACGAGCGCACCGAGACCCCCGTAGCGCAAGACCGGACCCCCGTCGTTCGAGCAGCGAGGCACCAGCGTATCGAGACCCCGGTGTCCCCGACGAGGAGCGAGGAACGAGCGATCGAGACCCCCGGGGTGCCGGTCGAGGAGCGAGGAACGAGCGTATCGGGACCCCCGGGGTGCCCGTCGAGGAGCGAGGAACGAGCGATCGAGACCCCGGGATGCCGGTCGAGGAGCGAGGCACGAGCGTACCGAGACCCCGGGGTGCCGGTCGAGCAGCGAGGCACCAGCGTATCGGGACCCCCGGGGTGCCCGTCGAGTGCCGGGGCACCAGCGCATCGAAACCCCGCGGCGCGGCACCGGACCCCGCCGGTCGAGTAGCGAGGAACGAGCGTATCGAGACCCCGGTGTCCCGGTCGAGGAGCGAGGCACGAGCGCATCGAAACCCCATAGCGCGGGACCGGATCCCGCCGGTCGAGTAGCGAGGAACGAGCGTGTCGAGACCCCGGTGTAGCGGGCTCCTGCGTGAGGAGTACGCCACGTCTGAGGGGAGAGCTGCCCGTTCGCGACGCCCGCAGCCTGGCTTTCGAGGACACGCGTGGCGAGAACTTCGCTGCGGCCGCACGCCTGGGGGAGTGTCTCTGTACCCCGCTCACCAAACAGGGGGATTCGGTGTCGCAGTGGGGACGGAGTGGAGCGCCGAGGATCTGGGTGATTCTCGCTCATCGCTACTCGCTTCTTTGCGGCCACGCGCGACATCGAGTAGGAGAGCCCGAAGGGGGCAGTTCGGTCAGGCTCGTCACCTCTCTGATCGACCCTCGCAGCGCGCGCGTTTCACGTGAAACGCACACGCAGGCGGGCCTCCGCCCCCAAGATCACGGTCTCCGAAAGGTCTTCTTGCTCAGTGGCGGCAGGGAATCGAGGTGCCCAGCAGCCAGGGCAAACCTCTTTGCACGGCCCCATCCCTGCACTTGCTTCTCACGGCGGTACGCATCGTCGATCCGATCGAACTGCTCGAAGTAGAGCAGTTGCACCGGCAGGCGGGTCTTCGTGTACAGAGCGCCTTCACCTTCATTGTGCTGGGCGATGCGGCGCTCGAGGTGGAGCGTGCTCCCGACGTACGTCGACCCGTCCGCGCAATGGAGGATGTACATGTATGCCATGGAACGAGCGTGCCCGCGATCCATGCGTGCATACGTGCGCAAGATCAGACTCGTGCATAGCGAGGCGAGGCCGGGCGCCTGGGGAGGAGACGACTCGACCACCGACCAGCCCCGGGTGCGATTTCAGGCAAACTGGCGAAAGTTTCACGTAAAACAGCGCAGCCTGTCAGGTTGTGTGCACGCGCGGGGCGAGGAGGACGTCCCGGATTGTCGTTTCACGTGAAACATCAGCTTTGCGGTGCCGGGCGGACGCACCATCAGGCGCTAGTGAAAACGGCGTGCGGCGGCGCATCATTAGCCCAGGGGCTTTACCGGATCGGCCCGACGCGGTGGGCGGTGCGCTATGGATCCTTGGGAGTCCGGTTGATCGTGGGGGTCTCGATACGCTCGTACCTCGCTACTCGACCGGCACACCCGGGGGTCTCGATACGCTCGTACCTCGCTACTCGACCGGCACACCCGGGGGTCTCGATACGCTCGCGCGTCGCTGCTCGACCGGCACCCCCCGGGGTCTCGATACGCTCGCGCGTCGCTGCTCGACGGGCACGCCCGCGGGGTCTCGATACGGTCGTACCTCGCCCCTCGACCGGCAAACCGGGGGTCTCGATACGCTCGTACCTCGCTACTCGACCGGCACACCCCCGGGTCTCGATACGGTCTTACCTCGCTACTCGACCGGCACACCCGCGGGCCCTCGCTGCTCGACCGGCAACCAACGGGTGGGGGACCGACGGGCAAGAGGGGTCAGCGAACGGTGGCGCGGATCACGCGCGACGGCTCCGGGAGGAGGCCCTCACCGACGACCTCGACGCGCGCGTTCGCGACTCTGTGCTTGCGCAGCTGTTTCTGCGCGGCCTCGATCTCGTTGGGCGCGCTCGCACCCTTGAGCAGGATCAGCTCGCCGCCATCCCGAACCAGGGGAGCGGTGATCGGCACGAGCGTGCGCAATGCGCTGACGGCACGCGCGGTGACCGCGTCCAGCACCGGACCGCGCTTCCAGTCCTCGGCGCGGGCTCGCAGCACCTCGACGTTGTCGAGCTCCAGCTCGGCCACCTGCTCGGAGAGCCACGCCACACGACGCTCCATCGGCTCGATCAGCACCCACTCGACGTCGGGCCGGGCGATCGCCAGCACCAAGCCCGGCAGGCCGGCGCCCGAGCCGACGTCCCCGACGCGACCCGTGAACAGGGGCGCGATGACCGCGCTGTTGAGGATGTGCCGCGACCACAGGCGCGGCGGCTCGAGGGGACCGATCAGCCCGCGCTCTTCACCGTGGCGGCCGAGGGCCTCGGTGAAGCGGCGGGCCACGTCGATACGGTCGCCGAAGATCTCGGCGGCCGCAGAAGGCTCCGGTTCGATCTGGATGATCGGCTGGTGCGCGGAGTCAGACATGTTTCACGTGAAACGGCACGTCAGCCGCGGCGGATGACCGTGTGACGATCGGCACCCTCGCCGTACGACTCCGACACGAAGCCGCGGTCGGCCACGATGTCGTGCACGACCTTCCGCTCGTAGCTCGACATGGCCGGGAGCGACGCCTGCGACGCCCCGTCGTCGAGGCGGGCGATCGCGCGATCGACGAGCGCCGCAAGCTCGTGCTCCCGCGCGTCGCGGGACCCGCCGATGTCCAGGATCAGCCGCGAGAACCGTCCGGTGCGGTTCTGCACCGCGATCCGCGTCAGCTCCTGCAGCGCCTGCACGGTGTCGGGTGCCGCGATCAGCGCCACCGACCCGCCCTCCGGCGCCTCGACCGAGACGTAGGCCCGCCCGGCTCGGACATCGAGGTCGAGATCGCCGTCGATGTCGGCGATGTCGAGCAGTCCCTCGATGAAGTCGGCGGCGATGTCACCTTCCTCCTCGAGCTGGGCGACGGTCGCCGGCGTCCGGTCGTCGCGGGATTCGGTGTGGACGAAGTCAGGAGACGTGGTCATGGACGTGATCCTCCGGGGGAGCGGGAGACGGTCGGTCGGGACTCAGGAGGCCGGACGGGAGCCGGCGGCACCGGCATCCGTCTCACCCGCCGGCTTGGCGCCGCCCTGCTTGGCACCGGGCTGCTTCTGCGACTGCTTCTTCGCACGCTGCTTGCTCACCGGCTGCTGGCGCTTGGGGGCGGCGGCGCGCGCACGCTCCGCCTCTTCGTACAGGCGCTGCTGCTCGGCGAGGTACTTCTCCATCGGCACGACCTTGCCCGATGCGTCGATCGCCTTGCCCTTGCGAGCCAGTCGCTCTTCGCGCGCCTTGGCGGCGTCCGAGCCGGGCGTGGGCATCTCGCGGATGACGAGGAACTGCTGGCCCATGGTCCACAGGTTGGACACGAACCAGTAGATGACCACGCCGAGCGGGAAGAACACACCCGAGAAGACGAAGGCGAACGGCAGGACGTACAGCATGATCTTCTGCATCTGGTACGCCTGGCCGGTCTTGGCCTCGGGGGAGAGGTTCTTCGAGATGATCTGCAGCTGGGTGAAGAACTGCGACACGATCATCAGGACGACGAGCACCAGCAGGATGATGATGGCGGCCGTGTTGCCCGTGTTGATCGCGTCGATGAGGGTCTCGTGGAGGGACGCGACGCCGAAGAGCTTGGCGTTGTAGAACTCCTCGGTGAGCTCGGCGTTGAGCAGGCCCACCCCACCGATCCCGGCTGTCGCGTGCTTGGTGACGTCGTTGAGCACGCTGAACAGCGCGAAGAACACGGGCATCTGCACCAGCAGCGGAAGGCAGCTCGAGACCGGAGTGGTGCCGTGCTTCTTGTACAGCGCCATCGTCTCGCGGCTCATCGCCTCGCGAGACAGCTGATCGCGCTTG from the Microbacterium atlanticum genome contains:
- a CDS encoding tryptophan synthase subunit alpha codes for the protein MAHDEQTPRRRASLELLRAEAADELSVLVTERLRAGEDPWEFMEDLPTVDELVVFMLRAENIAANGGARPNASRHYRVLRQIALDYPPLTRAVWRLLGDANTHRRWDATVRADAG
- a CDS encoding ParB/RepB/Spo0J family partition protein; the protein is MAAKRTGLGRGIGALIPTNEQVEERPADVFFPRPVAVEEIEEDLVDVPGARLAHIDPHEIVPNPRQPRTNFDPEHFAELVHSVREFGVLQPVVVRTNENGQYELIMGERRTRAAREAGLTSIPAVVRDTADEHLLRDALLENLHRSELNPLEEASAYQQLLEDFGITQEELATRIGRSRPQISNTIRLLKLPVPVQQRVAAGVLTAGHARAILSLEDPASMQRLADKIVNEDLSVRAAEAAAKLPDASPTRAGKPQAGSRRAHLDDLAERLGDRLNTRVKISLTARKGQISIDFASIQDLNRILEELGETGYGEG
- a CDS encoding ParA family protein codes for the protein MKQPDETEAPASFSFDDSPIAREIADLSARRKLLEATEVELSGRTRVLTVSNQKGGVGKTTTTVNLAAALADRGARVLVIDLDPQGNASTALGVPHTAETPSVYDVLIDEFPLADIVQVSPESPNLLCAPSTIHLAGAEIELVSQVAREHRLRTAVEEYLDSLDERLDFILIDCPPSLGLLTINAFTAAGELLIPIQCEYYALEGLSQLLGTVRMIQKHLNPRLHLSTIMLTMYDGRTRLAQQVADEVRQHFPREVLHTVIPRSVRVSEAPSFGQTVIAYDGQSAGAIAYREAAVEIIRRDSASDQQEGDA
- a CDS encoding GIY-YIG nuclease family protein, translating into MAYMYILHCADGSTYVGSTLHLERRIAQHNEGEGALYTKTRLPVQLLYFEQFDRIDDAYRREKQVQGWGRAKRFALAAGHLDSLPPLSKKTFRRP
- the rsmG gene encoding 16S rRNA (guanine(527)-N(7))-methyltransferase RsmG; this translates as MSDSAHQPIIQIEPEPSAAAEIFGDRIDVARRFTEALGRHGEERGLIGPLEPPRLWSRHILNSAVIAPLFTGRVGDVGSGAGLPGLVLAIARPDVEWVLIEPMERRVAWLSEQVAELELDNVEVLRARAEDWKRGPVLDAVTARAVSALRTLVPITAPLVRDGGELILLKGASAPNEIEAAQKQLRKHRVANARVEVVGEGLLPEPSRVIRATVR
- a CDS encoding protein jag, which codes for MTTSPDFVHTESRDDRTPATVAQLEEEGDIAADFIEGLLDIADIDGDLDLDVRAGRAYVSVEAPEGGSVALIAAPDTVQALQELTRIAVQNRTGRFSRLILDIGGSRDAREHELAALVDRAIARLDDGASQASLPAMSSYERKVVHDIVADRGFVSESYGEGADRHTVIRRG
- the yidC gene encoding membrane protein insertase YidC, which gives rise to MDLLLASTPAPEQTGGGFDLFGIILWPLKWAVEAVLVFWHWLFTAMGLPAADGITWVLAIVGLVIVVRSAMIPLFVRQIKSQRKMMEIAPELRKVQEKYKGKRDQLSREAMSRETMALYKKHGTTPVSSCLPLLVQMPVFFALFSVLNDVTKHATAGIGGVGLLNAELTEEFYNAKLFGVASLHETLIDAINTGNTAAIIILLVLVVLMIVSQFFTQLQIISKNLSPEAKTGQAYQMQKIMLYVLPFAFVFSGVFFPLGVVIYWFVSNLWTMGQQFLVIREMPTPGSDAAKAREERLARKGKAIDASGKVVPMEKYLAEQQRLYEEAERARAAAPKRQQPVSKQRAKKQSQKQPGAKQGGAKPAGETDAGAAGSRPAS